Proteins co-encoded in one Setaria viridis chromosome 9, Setaria_viridis_v4.0, whole genome shotgun sequence genomic window:
- the LOC117838264 gene encoding uncharacterized protein, which translates to MAVVTVYKYQAQALMRDYLLADPLVPYTSVLIGIVLCKMAYDLTRILSSFYFKGYTSLTKIQRVEWNNRGMSSAHAIFITAVSLYLVVSTDLFSDRIKGPITFRNSVISTCALGVSVGYFITDLAMIFWLYPSLGGMEYVLHHTLSLVAIAYTMLSGEGQFYTYMVLISETTTPEINLRWFLDTAGLKKSSAYLVNGILMFVAWLVARIFLFIYVFYHIYLHYSQIMQMHAFGYYLTFLVPSVLFVMNTMWFMKILKGVKKTLAKYP; encoded by the exons ATGGCAGTCGTGACGGTTTACAAGTATCAAGCTCAGGCGTTGATGAGGGACTACTTGCTTGCTGATCCACTTGTTCCGTACACATCGGTGCTCATCGGCATTGTCCTCTGCAAGATG GCTTATGATTTGACTCGGATATTGAGTTCCTTTTACTTCAAGGGCTATACTTCATTAACAAAAATACAACGCGTTGAATGGAACAACAG GGGTATGTCCAGCGCACATGCAATCTTTATCACGGCTGTATCATTATATCTTGTTGTGTCGACTGATCTTTTCTCTGACCGGATCAAGGGACCTATTACATTTCGTAATTCAGTCATATCCACTTGTGCATTGGGG GTTTCTGTCGGTTACTTCATCACTGATCTTGCAATGATATTCTGGCTGTATCCTTCCCTTGGTGGAATGGAATAT GTCCTCCATCATACTCTTTCCCTAGTTGCCATAGCTTACACAATGTTATCTGGGGAAGGGCAGTTTTACACATACATGGTTCTTATCTCAGAGACAACCACCCCTGAAATCAACTTGCGATG GTTTCTTGACACGGCTGGACTGAAAAAATCAAGTGCTTACTTGGTTAATGGAATCCTGATGTTTGTTGCATGGCTG GTGGCAAGGATATTTTTGTTCATATATGTATTTTACCACATCTATTTGCACTACAGTCAG ATAATGCAGATGCACGCCTTTGGGTACTACCTGACGTTTCTTGTGCCATCAGTGCTCTTTGTGATGAACACAATGTGGTTCATGAAGATCTTAAAAGGTGTGAAGAAAACACTGGCAAAATATCCATGA
- the LOC117838265 gene encoding ras-related protein Rab5A — protein MAANAGNKIRNAKLVLLGDVGAGKSSLVFRFVKGQFVEFQESTIGAAFFSQTLAVNDETVKFEIWDTAGQERYHSLAPMYYRGAAAAIVVYDITNPASFTRAKKWVQELQAQGNPNTIVALAGNKADMLDARQVPAEEAKTYAQENGLFFMETSAKTAINVNDIFYEIAKRLLQGQQDPSPQAGMVLNQRPNERMVSSSSCCS, from the exons ATGGCGGCCAACGCCGGCAACAAGATCCGCAACGCCAAGCTG GTTCTTCTTGGAGATGTAGGCGCTGGCAAATCTAGTTTGGTTTTTCGGTTTGTAAAAGGACAGTTTGTTGAATTCCAG GAATCGACGATTGGAGCGGCTTTCTTCTCCCAGACCTTGGCAGTCAATGACGAGACTGTCAAGTTTGAAATCTGGGATACTGCTGGGCAGGAGAGGTACCATAGCTTGGCCCCCATGTACTAtaggggcgctgctgctgctatagTTGTCTATGACATCACAAATCCG GCCTCCTTCACTCGTGCGAAGAAATGGGTCCAAGAACTTCAAGCTCAAG GAAACCCGAATACAATAGTGGCTCTTGCTGGCAACAAAGCTGATATGCTAGATGCAAGGCAGGTGCCAGCAGAG GAAGCAAAGACGTATGCGCAGGAGAATGGGCTTTTCTTCATGGAGACATCTGCTAAAACTGCAATCAATGTGAATGACATATTTTATGAGATTG CAAAGAGACTGCTTCAAGGGCAACAGGATCCAAGCCCACAGGCTGGAATGGTTCTGAACCAGAGACCAAATGAGAGGATGGTCAGCAGTTCTTCATGCTGCTCTTGA